The Girardinichthys multiradiatus isolate DD_20200921_A chromosome 24, DD_fGirMul_XY1, whole genome shotgun sequence genome has a window encoding:
- the LOC124861429 gene encoding zinc finger protein 260-like gives MNSGKKSSSLRNIWSKKLEGSRSSNSGRTQQRKRHQMMDDVFQPRLDVKEEAPEEQSPDMDQQELELLHIKEESERIWTSPDGEQLNVKKETDDTRFPVTVVHMKSEEDEEKPLFSQFHQHQRDKDLPSSISTDQIKTEIKVEDCGTAESSRNPHLNTHGGSSNYSLTKDSEDDEGDDVVKHHDSELKCLSDSETEDSEDDWKESRTPGSDRNTVNKSLSCSKCGGKFANRRSLQSHMTCHPRLTSSDCSGNETCFREKKIIDSLTKGFTSKFDLKQHTIVHTGEKPFICDACGKGFAYRSDLNIHVRIHTEDKPFGCDVCGKSFFSKSQLNAHMKIHTGDKPFSCDECRKRFAVKSQLNTHMRTHTGDKPFVCDVCGKSFVSKSQLNTHMKIHTGDKPFSCDECGKRFVSKSKLNTHMRIHTGDKPFVCDVCGKSFVQKSTLDKHMRIHTGDKPFSCLACGKRFVSKSQLKTHMRIHTGDKPFNCDACGKRFVSKSKLNTHMRIHTGDKPFGCDVCGKRFAYNSDLNKHVRIHTGDKPFGCDTCGKRFVSKSQLNTHMRIHTGDKPFGCDTCGKRFVSKSKLNTHMRIHTGDKPFGCDACGKRYAYKSDLNKHMRIHTGDKTFSCDACGKRFVSKSHLNTHMRIHTGDKPFGCDACGKRFVSKSDLNTHMRIHTGDKPFGCDACGKRFVFKSRLNTHMRIHTGDKPFGCDACGKRFAYKSHLNTHMRIHTGDKPFGCDACGKRFAYKSHLNTHMSIHTGDKPFGCDACGKRFAYKSDLNKQIKIHTGDVEKDLSPSHN, from the coding sequence atgttaaagaagaggctcctgaagaacagagtcctgatatggaccagcaggagctggagctcctccacataaaggaggaaagtGAAAGAATCTGGACCAGCCCGGATGGAGAACAACTGAATGTGAAGAAGGAGACTGATGATACCAGGTTTCCAGTAACTGTTGTTCATATGAAgagtgaagaggatgaagagaaacCTCTGTTCTCTCAGTTTCATCAACACCAGAGAGACAAAGATCTTCCAAGCAGCATCTCAACTGAccagataaaaacagaaattaaagtaGAGGACTGTGGGACAGCAGAATCCAGCAGGAACCCACATCTAAATACTCATGGAGGCTCTTCCAACTATTCACTGACTAAAGACAGTGAAGATGATGAAGGGGATGATGTTGTGAAGCATCATGATTCTGAGCTTAAATGCTTAtcagactctgaaactgaagacagtgaggatgattggaaggagagcaggacTCCAGGATCAGACAGAAACACTGTCAACAAATCTTTGAGCTGCTCTAagtgtggaggaaaatttgCTAACAGACGCTCTCTTCAGAGTCACATGACTTGTCATCCAAGATTAACGTCTTCAGATTGTTCTGGTAATGAGACGTgtttcagagaaaagaaaattatagattcACTAACCAAAGGTTTTACCagtaaatttgatttaaaacaacacacaaTAGTCCATACTGGGGAGAAACCCTTtatttgtgatgcatgtggaaaaggATTTGCCTACAGGTCAGATTTAAACATACACGTGAGAATTCACACAGAAGATAAACCATTTGGTTGTGATGTATGTGGGAAAAGCTTTTTTTCCAAGTCACAATTAAACGCACACATgaaaattcacacaggagataaaccttttagttgtgatgaaTGTAGAAAAAGATTTGCAGTcaagtcacaattaaacacacacatgagaacccacacaggagacaaaccctttgttTGTGATGTATGTGGGAAAAGCTTTGTTTCcaagtcacaattaaacacacacatgaaaattcacacaggagataaaccttttagttgtgatgaatgtggaaaaagatttgtctccaagtcaaaattaaacacacacatgagaattcacacaggagacaaaccctttgtttgtgatgtatgtggaaaaagcTTTGTGCAGAAGTCAACTTTAGataaacacatgagaattcacacaggagataaaccttttagttgtcttgcatgtggaaaaagatttgtctccaagtcacaattaaaaacacacatgagaattcacacaggagataaaccttttaattgtgatgcatgtggaaaacgatttgtctccaagtcaaaattaaacacacacatgagaattcacacaggagataaaccttttggttgtgatgtatgtggaaaaagatttgcctacaactcagatttaaacaaacacgtgagaattcacacaggagataaaccttttggttgtgatacatgtggaaaaagatttgtctccaagtcacaattaaacacacacatgagaattcacacaggagataaaccttttggttgtgatacatgtggaaaaagatttgtctcaaagtcaaaattaaacacacacatgagaattcacacaggagataaaccttttggttgtgatgcatgtggaaaaagatatGCCTATaagtcagatttaaacaaacacatgagaatccacacaggagataaaacctttagttgtgatgcatgtggaaaaagatttgtctccaagtcacacttaaacacacacatgagaattcacacaggagataaaccctttggttgtgatgcatgtggaaaaagatttgtctccaagtcagatttaaacacacacatgagaattcacacaggagataaaccttttggttgtgatgcatgtggaaaaagatttgtcttcAAGTCAcgattaaacacacacatgagaatccacacaggagacaaaccctttggttgtgatgcatgtggaaaaagatttgcctacaagtcacatttaaacacacacatgagaattcacacaggagacaaaccctttggttgtgatgcttgtggaaaaagatttgcctacaagtcacatttaaacacGCACATGAgtatccacacaggagacaaaccctttggttgtgatgcttgtggaaaaagatttgcctacaagtcagatttaaacaaacagataaaaattcacacaggagatgtggaaaaagatttgtctccaagtcacaattaa